Proteins encoded together in one Aurantiacibacter aquimixticola window:
- a CDS encoding acyl-CoA dehydrogenase — MVPFDWADPFNLDDQLSDEERMVRDSAHAFAQSELQTRVIEAYAQETDAPELFPLMGKAGLLGVTIPEEFGGSGASYVAYGLVAREIERVDSGYRSMASVQSSLVMYPIHAYGSDEQRHKYLPGLASGELIGCFGLTEPDAGSDPAGMRTYAKKDGDGYSLSGAKTWISNSPFADVFVVWAKSEAHGDKVRGFVLEKGMAGLEAPRIKGKLSLRASTTGMIQMDEVKLPAEALLPDVEGMKGPFGCLNRARYGISWGSMGAAEFCYHAARQYGLDRHQFGVPLASKQLYQLKLADMASEIALGLQGSLRVGRLLDDGNYAPEMISVVKRNNVGKALDIARTARDMHGGNGISEEYQVMRHMLNLETVNTYEGTHDVHALILGRAITGIPAF, encoded by the coding sequence ATGGTGCCCTTCGACTGGGCCGACCCCTTCAATCTCGACGACCAGCTGAGCGACGAAGAGCGCATGGTGCGCGATTCCGCCCACGCTTTCGCGCAGAGCGAACTGCAGACACGCGTGATCGAAGCGTACGCGCAGGAAACCGACGCGCCCGAGCTGTTCCCCCTGATGGGAAAGGCCGGGTTGCTGGGTGTCACCATTCCCGAAGAATTCGGCGGATCGGGCGCAAGCTATGTCGCTTATGGACTGGTCGCGCGCGAAATCGAGCGGGTGGACAGCGGCTATCGCTCAATGGCGAGCGTGCAATCGAGCCTCGTCATGTATCCTATCCATGCCTACGGTTCGGACGAGCAGCGCCACAAATACCTGCCCGGGCTCGCCAGTGGTGAACTGATCGGCTGTTTCGGCCTGACCGAACCCGATGCAGGATCCGATCCCGCGGGCATGCGCACTTATGCGAAAAAGGATGGCGATGGTTATTCGCTCTCCGGCGCGAAGACCTGGATATCGAACTCGCCATTCGCCGATGTCTTCGTGGTCTGGGCGAAATCCGAAGCGCATGGCGACAAGGTCCGCGGCTTCGTGCTGGAAAAGGGGATGGCAGGTCTCGAAGCGCCGCGCATCAAGGGGAAGCTTTCGCTACGGGCGAGCACGACCGGCATGATCCAGATGGACGAAGTGAAGCTCCCGGCAGAGGCCCTGTTGCCCGATGTCGAAGGCATGAAAGGGCCCTTCGGCTGCCTCAACCGGGCCCGCTACGGCATTTCGTGGGGCAGCATGGGTGCGGCCGAATTCTGTTATCACGCCGCCCGCCAATACGGTCTCGATCGCCACCAGTTCGGCGTGCCGCTGGCTTCCAAACAGCTCTATCAGTTGAAGCTAGCCGACATGGCGAGCGAGATAGCGCTGGGCCTGCAGGGTTCGCTTCGCGTCGGTCGCCTGCTGGACGACGGCAACTATGCGCCCGAAATGATCAGCGTGGTGAAACGCAACAATGTCGGCAAAGCGCTCGACATCGCGCGCACCGCACGTGACATGCATGGCGGCAACGGTATCTCGGAAGAATATCAGGTCATGCGGCACATGCTGAACTTGGAAACCGTAAACACCTATGAGGGTACGCACGATGTGCATGCCCTCATTCTGGGACGTGCGATTACCGGTATTCCGGCCTTTTGA
- a CDS encoding response regulator codes for MATQPTTDQQTVLVVEDEFIIALDLSETVRDLGHRVEGPYANKDHAFIAIDQEMPDVAILDVMTADGEVFPLADALTEAGVPIIFHSGHITDKDIEERYPNAMAAAKPCPPAKLVEMIETAREMAH; via the coding sequence ATGGCCACGCAACCCACAACCGACCAGCAGACCGTGCTGGTGGTAGAAGACGAATTCATCATTGCGCTCGACCTTTCGGAGACAGTTCGCGATCTCGGTCACCGCGTGGAAGGCCCTTATGCGAACAAGGATCATGCATTTATTGCAATCGACCAGGAGATGCCAGACGTCGCGATTCTCGATGTGATGACCGCCGATGGCGAAGTTTTTCCACTTGCCGATGCGTTGACCGAAGCGGGCGTGCCGATCATCTTCCACTCCGGACACATCACCGACAAGGACATCGAAGAACGCTATCCGAATGCCATGGCAGCGGCGAAGCCTTGCCCACCGGCCAAGCTGGTCGAAATGATCGAGACCGCGCGCGAGATGGCACACTGA
- a CDS encoding helix-hairpin-helix domain-containing protein, translating into MPELLQEYWIWIVVALVIGVVVAWWVFNASRTTKVEVEDKADGAPAKRNQALIDAPPAAKSGSMSTEKLHEESAENLVHDQQDAQAAKSEASPGNISAAANTDQIAAAPAAADAEAGAAVPAREAMKQVPADMAKDAPAKPAAGHDDLKRIKGVGPKLVTILHEQGVTSFKQIAAWDDAQIDRIDEKLGRFQGRIRRDDWVEQARLLDKGDMSAYEDRFGKV; encoded by the coding sequence ATGCCCGAATTGCTGCAGGAATACTGGATCTGGATCGTCGTCGCGCTGGTCATCGGCGTCGTCGTCGCGTGGTGGGTTTTCAACGCCTCGCGCACCACGAAGGTGGAAGTGGAAGACAAGGCCGATGGCGCGCCTGCCAAACGCAATCAGGCGCTGATCGATGCGCCGCCAGCCGCCAAATCCGGTTCGATGTCTACCGAGAAACTGCATGAGGAAAGTGCAGAGAACCTGGTTCATGATCAGCAGGATGCGCAGGCGGCGAAAAGCGAAGCTTCCCCCGGCAATATCTCCGCTGCTGCCAACACGGACCAGATTGCCGCCGCTCCCGCAGCAGCGGACGCCGAAGCCGGTGCCGCCGTGCCCGCGCGCGAAGCCATGAAGCAGGTGCCCGCCGATATGGCGAAGGATGCGCCTGCCAAGCCCGCTGCGGGACACGACGATCTGAAGCGGATCAAGGGGGTCGGCCCCAAGCTGGTGACGATCCTGCACGAGCAGGGCGTGACGAGCTTCAAGCAGATTGCCGCATGGGACGATGCACAGATCGATCGGATCGATGAAAAACTCGGCCGCTTTCAGGGGCGCATTCGCCGTGACGATTGGGTCGAACAGGCGCGTCTTCTCGATAAGGGTGATATGTCCGCGTACGAGGATCGCTTCGGAAAGGTGTGA
- a CDS encoding OmpA family protein → MMSMLRRPLIAIALGAFLVFLIARFGAAASAPEFAAQLSRQAPGVIAEAGGTPSVRALFRSPRGYPSRHPLLVGGEPLDESTRAQIAMAVGAVPGVGGIRWSDGDMMAQSGEPVFRPLHCQEDVQALLRARTIRFEESSATMDIASIGLLDEVATALRPCLGSIIQITGHTDSSGPEPGNIALSAQRAAAVRAALIREGIPADGLRARGVGSRQPVEGLDPTDPANRRIEFSVIATEPIRPTPVDTPAPR, encoded by the coding sequence ATGATGTCCATGCTTCGCCGCCCGCTGATCGCTATCGCGCTCGGTGCCTTCCTCGTTTTCCTAATCGCCCGCTTCGGTGCCGCAGCCAGCGCGCCCGAATTTGCCGCACAGCTTTCCCGCCAGGCGCCGGGCGTCATCGCCGAGGCGGGCGGGACGCCAAGTGTCCGCGCCCTCTTCCGCTCGCCGCGCGGCTATCCAAGTCGCCATCCCCTTCTGGTTGGTGGAGAGCCGCTCGACGAAAGCACGCGGGCGCAGATTGCGATGGCCGTTGGTGCCGTTCCCGGCGTGGGCGGAATTCGCTGGTCCGACGGTGACATGATGGCGCAGAGCGGGGAGCCGGTCTTCCGACCGCTTCACTGCCAGGAAGATGTGCAAGCGCTGCTCCGCGCGCGCACGATCCGGTTTGAAGAAAGCTCCGCCACGATGGACATTGCCAGTATCGGTCTGCTTGACGAGGTGGCGACCGCGCTGCGCCCCTGCCTTGGCTCTATCATCCAGATTACGGGCCATACCGACAGTTCCGGCCCGGAGCCCGGCAATATCGCCTTGTCCGCGCAGCGCGCCGCAGCCGTTCGCGCCGCTCTCATCCGCGAGGGTATTCCTGCAGACGGCTTGCGTGCGCGCGGGGTCGGTTCGCGCCAGCCGGTTGAAGGACTCGACCCGACGGATCCGGCCAATCGCCGTATCGAATTTTCCGTCATCGCTACCGAACCTATTCGGCCGACGCCTGTCGATACGCCCGCCCCGCGCTGA
- a CDS encoding vWA domain-containing protein, producing MQSISPVATAEAESYEGRYLSIPPIRIATDPGREQYDGEEVSPVKLTAYEPVSTFSVDVDTGAYANVRRFLSMGQLPPAAAVRTEEMINYFRYDYPMPEDPSQPFSVTTDMAVTPWNENTHLLRVGLRGYDIAREERPAANFVFLLDVSGSMNAPDKLPLVKTAMRQLAGELEDQDRVSIVVYAGAAGLVLDPTNDEDEIRRAIDSLEAGGSTAGGAGLRLAYDVARSAFIEDGVNRVILATDGDFNVGISDRDALVEMIERERDSGITLTTLGFGTGNLNDAMMEQIANHGNGNYAYIDSAMEARKVLSDEMTSTLFTIAHDVKVQVEFNPALVSQYRLIGYENRALREEDFDNDAVDAGEIGAGHQVTALYEIVPAGTPGWSRPRRYEAQPEVPATRTDEMGFVQLRYKLPGEDRSRLIQRPLPTRLLTGADRVRGDMAFASAVAAYGQLLRGDALLNGFDYDDAVALAGRQDGYWREEFLQLAALAESLDAR from the coding sequence ATGCAGAGCATTTCGCCTGTGGCCACGGCAGAAGCCGAGAGCTACGAAGGCCGCTATCTTTCCATCCCGCCCATTCGCATCGCGACCGATCCCGGCCGCGAGCAATATGACGGCGAAGAAGTGTCACCGGTCAAGCTGACCGCTTACGAACCCGTCAGCACGTTCTCGGTCGATGTCGACACAGGCGCCTACGCCAATGTACGCCGCTTCCTCTCTATGGGTCAGCTGCCGCCTGCCGCCGCAGTCCGAACCGAGGAGATGATCAATTACTTCCGCTACGATTACCCGATGCCGGAAGACCCCTCGCAGCCATTTTCTGTCACGACGGATATGGCGGTGACGCCCTGGAATGAGAACACCCACCTGCTGCGCGTCGGGCTGCGCGGTTACGACATTGCGCGCGAAGAGCGGCCAGCAGCCAATTTCGTGTTCCTGCTGGACGTGTCCGGTTCCATGAATGCGCCCGACAAGCTGCCGCTGGTCAAGACCGCAATGCGGCAACTGGCGGGCGAGCTGGAAGATCAGGACCGGGTGTCCATCGTCGTCTACGCCGGGGCTGCTGGGCTAGTGCTCGACCCGACCAATGACGAGGACGAGATCCGCCGCGCCATCGACTCGCTCGAAGCCGGCGGTTCTACCGCGGGCGGCGCGGGATTGCGTCTCGCCTACGATGTCGCGCGATCGGCCTTTATCGAGGACGGCGTCAATCGCGTCATCCTCGCCACAGATGGCGATTTCAATGTCGGCATTTCCGATCGCGATGCGCTGGTCGAGATGATCGAGCGCGAGCGCGACAGTGGCATCACGCTGACGACGCTCGGCTTCGGCACGGGCAATCTCAACGATGCCATGATGGAGCAGATCGCCAATCACGGTAACGGCAATTACGCATATATCGACAGCGCGATGGAAGCGCGAAAAGTGCTCTCGGACGAGATGACGAGCACACTTTTCACCATCGCGCACGATGTGAAGGTGCAGGTGGAATTCAACCCTGCGCTCGTGTCGCAATACCGGCTGATCGGATATGAGAACCGAGCGCTGCGCGAAGAAGACTTCGACAACGATGCCGTCGATGCTGGAGAGATCGGCGCCGGTCATCAGGTCACGGCTTTGTACGAGATCGTGCCTGCCGGGACGCCCGGTTGGTCGCGCCCGCGGCGTTACGAGGCGCAGCCTGAAGTGCCCGCAACCCGCACCGACGAGATGGGCTTCGTCCAGCTGCGCTACAAATTGCCGGGCGAGGATCGCTCCCGCCTCATCCAGCGTCCGCTGCCTACTCGCCTCCTGACGGGCGCGGACCGGGTGCGCGGGGACATGGCGTTTGCCAGCGCCGTTGCGGCTTACGGCCAGCTTCTTCGCGGCGATGCGCTGCTCAACGGTTTCGACTACGACGATGCCGTAGCACTGGCTGGCAGGCAGGACGGATACTGGCGGGAGGAATTCCTGCAGCTCGCCGCCTTGGCGGAATCGCTCGACGCGCGGTGA
- a CDS encoding lipopolysaccharide biosynthesis protein has product MAETGKPAPATDPGSDDMNALVKGGRTNTLGFVIRLLGGIPFLFIGYRLYGVEEMGRFASAVVVVELFALICALGEKRGLAQRLTLGSKVDGQKRVNLVFDGMLASLIISSIVVLLLAFFPYPIFPNGMSGRYDILIIGAIPAFALTEILLAAQAYRFDIATTVRARAVVEPWTRSFAVVAFFFIPTLRDGGVALAYLVSIYAALAAAAWPFFRTYGPPRAWRPRPRYLIQMIGKALPLAGADVIERGTRLIDVFILGLSASPTAVGIYYFAKEVASLPQKLKTSFEPVLSPVITKNLKTGDFSAIAKQVRQVGFWIVALQLGIALSLAIPGEAVMGLGGPAIVGGTGALALLLVAEAVASMAVVSEGVLVYIAKKRNLAISTGVIALQIAMTVGLIMLVERLGLDDGFKAAGAATALLIALGISSVVKALLLKKLLGAPVGNLRMALVWATGAAVIVGQIAILLPEWLELAIGIPAILAAYGWVIWTKGFGPEDRVLFRKSKKVAESDGKARAQENAAEPPGS; this is encoded by the coding sequence TTGGCTGAGACCGGCAAGCCGGCCCCCGCGACCGATCCAGGCAGCGACGATATGAACGCCCTCGTCAAGGGCGGACGCACGAATACGCTGGGCTTCGTCATCCGCCTGCTGGGTGGCATTCCCTTTCTGTTCATCGGCTATCGGCTTTACGGCGTCGAGGAAATGGGCCGCTTCGCCTCCGCCGTCGTGGTAGTGGAACTGTTCGCGCTGATCTGCGCGCTCGGCGAAAAGCGCGGGCTGGCGCAGCGGCTGACGCTGGGATCGAAGGTGGACGGGCAGAAGCGGGTCAATCTCGTCTTCGACGGCATGCTCGCTTCGCTCATTATTTCCAGCATCGTCGTCCTGTTGCTCGCATTCTTCCCCTACCCCATCTTCCCCAATGGCATGAGCGGCCGCTACGATATCCTGATCATCGGCGCGATCCCGGCCTTCGCGCTCACTGAAATCCTTCTCGCCGCGCAAGCCTACCGCTTCGATATCGCAACCACGGTGCGTGCTCGCGCAGTGGTGGAGCCGTGGACACGCAGCTTTGCGGTCGTGGCCTTCTTTTTCATCCCGACCTTGCGCGATGGCGGGGTGGCACTGGCTTATCTGGTGTCGATCTATGCAGCGCTGGCGGCTGCCGCCTGGCCCTTCTTCCGAACGTACGGCCCGCCCCGCGCATGGCGACCGCGCCCGCGCTATCTCATCCAGATGATCGGCAAGGCGCTGCCCCTTGCCGGAGCCGACGTTATTGAGCGCGGTACCCGGCTGATCGACGTTTTCATCCTTGGGCTGTCGGCATCGCCAACCGCTGTGGGCATCTATTATTTCGCGAAGGAAGTCGCCAGCCTGCCGCAGAAGCTCAAGACCAGTTTTGAACCGGTGTTGAGCCCCGTCATCACGAAAAACCTCAAGACGGGCGATTTCAGCGCGATTGCGAAGCAGGTGCGGCAGGTCGGGTTCTGGATTGTCGCACTACAACTGGGCATCGCGCTGTCCCTCGCCATTCCAGGGGAAGCTGTGATGGGGCTTGGCGGGCCGGCAATCGTCGGCGGCACAGGTGCGCTCGCCCTGTTGCTGGTGGCCGAAGCGGTCGCATCCATGGCTGTCGTTTCAGAGGGCGTGCTCGTCTACATCGCCAAGAAGCGCAATCTCGCCATCTCCACCGGCGTCATCGCTTTACAGATCGCCATGACAGTCGGCCTTATCATGCTGGTCGAGAGATTGGGGCTCGATGACGGATTCAAGGCGGCGGGTGCCGCAACAGCGCTGCTGATTGCGCTCGGCATTTCCAGCGTGGTGAAAGCACTGCTGCTGAAAAAGCTTCTCGGCGCGCCTGTCGGCAATCTGCGGATGGCGCTGGTCTGGGCAACGGGGGCGGCCGTCATTGTCGGTCAGATCGCTATCCTGCTGCCCGAATGGCTGGAGCTCGCCATCGGCATACCGGCCATCCTGGCTGCGTATGGCTGGGTGATCTGGACCAAGGGCTTCGGGCCCGAAGACCGCGTTCTTTTCAGGAAGAGCAAGAAGGTAGCCGAGAGCGACGGAAAGGCAAGGGCGCAAGAAAATGCTGCGGAGCCACCTGGAAGCTGA
- a CDS encoding NAD(P)H-dependent glycerol-3-phosphate dehydrogenase has product MIGVVGAGAWGTALAQALASDGRSVKLWALEDGLAEAINETRRNALYLPSADLAPSIEATGDLAAMGSCDILLLVTPAQHMGGTLEKLGALPRDLVLCSKGIEASTGRMMHDVAHDAAPESEIAVLSGPTFAHEVAAGLPCAVTLACGGGEAQWNRLSPAIASPNFRPYFSEDVIGAEVGGAVKNVLAIACGVVEGLALGQNARNALITRGFAEMLRFGVALGGKPETLNGLCGLGDLVLTCSSTSSRNFSLGKALGEGQSAAEALADKRTVAEGAHTAPVLRDIARERGVQMPIVEAVNELLAGRGARDVVADLLARPLKAEGLR; this is encoded by the coding sequence GTGATCGGGGTCGTCGGAGCAGGTGCCTGGGGCACCGCGCTGGCGCAGGCGCTCGCCAGCGACGGGCGCAGCGTCAAGCTCTGGGCGCTCGAGGATGGCCTTGCCGAAGCTATCAACGAAACCCGCAGAAATGCGCTGTATCTGCCATCCGCCGATCTGGCACCGAGCATCGAGGCGACCGGCGATCTTGCCGCGATGGGATCATGCGACATCCTGCTGCTGGTGACTCCGGCGCAGCACATGGGAGGAACTCTCGAAAAACTCGGCGCGCTCCCGCGCGACCTTGTTCTGTGCTCCAAGGGCATAGAAGCATCGACCGGCCGCATGATGCACGATGTGGCGCACGATGCCGCTCCCGAAAGCGAGATCGCCGTCCTTTCGGGCCCGACCTTCGCCCATGAGGTGGCCGCTGGCCTGCCATGCGCAGTCACGCTGGCCTGCGGCGGCGGCGAGGCGCAGTGGAACCGGCTCTCCCCAGCCATCGCGTCTCCTAATTTCCGCCCGTATTTCTCCGAGGATGTGATCGGAGCCGAAGTCGGCGGTGCGGTGAAGAACGTGCTGGCAATCGCTTGCGGCGTGGTCGAGGGGTTGGCCCTCGGCCAAAACGCGCGCAACGCCTTGATAACGCGGGGTTTTGCCGAGATGCTGCGCTTCGGCGTCGCACTTGGTGGCAAACCGGAAACGCTCAATGGCCTGTGCGGCCTGGGCGATCTGGTGCTGACCTGCTCTTCGACTTCCAGCCGCAATTTTTCGCTCGGGAAGGCGCTCGGCGAAGGGCAGAGCGCGGCGGAGGCACTGGCTGACAAACGCACCGTGGCCGAGGGTGCGCACACCGCGCCCGTGCTGCGGGATATCGCCCGCGAGCGCGGGGTTCAGATGCCCATCGTCGAAGCGGTGAATGAGTTGCTGGCCGGCCGCGGCGCACGCGATGTGGTCGCCGATCTGCTTGCCCGTCCGCTCAAGGCCGAAGGGCTCAGATAA
- the tsaD gene encoding tRNA (adenosine(37)-N6)-threonylcarbamoyltransferase complex transferase subunit TsaD: protein MTLVLGIESSCDETAAALVTGERVILAQAIASQDEEHAPYGGVVPEIAARAHAERLAPLIERVLGEADIGLAECDAIAATAGPGLIGGVMVGLVTAKALAMATDTPLLAINHLEGHALSPRLADPALDFPYALLLVSGGHCQILRVEGVGRYQRLATTIDDALGEAFDKTAKILGLGYPGGPAVERLAMQGDPQAVPLPRPLKGSKEPHFSFAGLKSAVLRAKESGEHADADIAASFQQAALDCILDRTGRALHEMGDVNAIVVAGGVAANRTVRSGLEALASARQLPFIAPPLALCTDNAAMIAWAGVERLKAGFSADPLDLKARPRWPLDPDAPPARGAGIKA from the coding sequence ATGACATTGGTCCTCGGCATAGAAAGCTCCTGCGACGAAACCGCAGCCGCTCTGGTGACCGGTGAGCGCGTCATTCTCGCGCAGGCGATTGCCAGCCAGGACGAGGAGCACGCTCCCTATGGCGGGGTCGTTCCCGAAATCGCGGCACGCGCCCATGCCGAGCGGTTGGCTCCGCTTATCGAGCGCGTGCTGGGCGAGGCCGATATCGGACTTGCCGAATGCGACGCCATCGCGGCGACAGCGGGGCCGGGCCTGATCGGCGGAGTGATGGTCGGACTGGTGACGGCAAAGGCACTGGCGATGGCGACGGACACTCCGCTGCTTGCCATCAATCACCTCGAAGGGCACGCATTGTCGCCGCGGCTTGCCGATCCGGCGCTTGATTTTCCCTACGCCCTGCTGCTGGTGAGCGGCGGGCATTGCCAGATCCTGCGTGTCGAAGGGGTTGGTCGCTACCAACGTCTGGCCACCACGATCGACGATGCGCTGGGCGAAGCATTCGACAAGACCGCGAAGATACTCGGTCTCGGCTATCCCGGCGGCCCGGCGGTGGAGCGACTGGCAATGCAAGGCGACCCGCAAGCCGTGCCGCTGCCGCGGCCTCTCAAGGGCAGCAAAGAGCCGCATTTCAGCTTCGCGGGCCTCAAGAGCGCCGTCCTTCGCGCGAAGGAATCCGGAGAACATGCCGATGCCGATATCGCAGCCAGCTTTCAGCAGGCTGCGCTGGATTGCATTCTCGATAGGACGGGGCGGGCATTGCATGAAATGGGCGATGTGAACGCAATTGTCGTCGCTGGCGGCGTCGCGGCCAATCGGACGGTGCGTTCGGGCCTCGAAGCGCTCGCCTCGGCCAGACAACTGCCCTTCATCGCCCCTCCCCTGGCCCTCTGCACGGACAATGCCGCGATGATTGCCTGGGCGGGTGTGGAGCGCCTGAAGGCGGGCTTTTCCGCCGATCCGCTCGACCTGAAGGCACGCCCGCGCTGGCCGCTCGACCCGGATGCGCCACCGGCCCGCGGCGCAGGGATCAAGGCGTGA
- the hemC gene encoding hydroxymethylbilane synthase, translating to MTQFPRIRLGTRRSPLAMAQAKEARRRLCEAHGWEIDAVELVPVIASGDKVQDRPLAEIGGKALWTRELDAWLAEERIDAAVHSLKDVETFRPESLTLAAILPRADKRDRLIGANSIKDLPKGAVIGTSAPRRAAQLLHHRPDCKVVTFRGNVATRLAKLDAGEADATFLAAAGLERLGQDDIGIPLDPANWLPAPAQGAIALECRTRDDATRRALAPLDHAPSRAEVMAERVLLSGLNGTCHSPIAVLCDHTGDMLEMRAAIFSHDGAERVDGEMQFSPGDDAAARALAEDLLRRASPATRALFGGTP from the coding sequence ATGACCCAATTCCCCCGGATCAGACTTGGAACGCGTCGTTCGCCGCTGGCGATGGCGCAGGCCAAGGAGGCGCGCCGCCGCCTCTGCGAGGCGCATGGATGGGAAATTGATGCAGTCGAACTTGTCCCCGTCATCGCGAGCGGAGACAAGGTGCAGGATCGCCCGCTGGCCGAGATCGGCGGCAAGGCGCTTTGGACGAGGGAACTGGACGCCTGGCTGGCAGAGGAGCGGATCGATGCGGCAGTGCACTCGCTCAAGGATGTCGAGACTTTCAGGCCGGAAAGCCTGACGCTGGCCGCGATACTGCCGCGTGCCGACAAGCGGGACAGATTGATCGGTGCCAACAGCATAAAGGATTTGCCGAAAGGGGCGGTAATCGGGACCAGCGCGCCGCGCCGCGCGGCCCAGCTGCTGCACCACAGGCCCGACTGTAAAGTCGTCACGTTCCGCGGCAATGTCGCCACGCGGCTCGCCAAGCTGGATGCGGGCGAGGCCGACGCGACGTTTCTGGCAGCTGCCGGGCTGGAGCGCCTCGGCCAGGACGATATCGGCATTCCGCTCGATCCGGCAAACTGGCTTCCGGCCCCTGCACAAGGCGCCATCGCGCTGGAGTGCCGGACGCGGGACGATGCGACGCGGCGGGCGCTTGCCCCGCTGGACCACGCACCCAGCCGCGCCGAAGTCATGGCTGAGCGCGTGCTCCTCTCCGGCCTGAACGGCACCTGCCATTCGCCGATTGCCGTATTGTGCGATCACACGGGCGATATGCTGGAGATGCGAGCGGCTATCTTCAGCCATGACGGCGCGGAGCGGGTGGACGGCGAAATGCAATTTTCACCGGGCGACGATGCGGCGGCGCGCGCGCTTGCGGAGGATCTCCTCCGCCGCGCCTCTCCCGCCACTCGGGCGCTTTTCGGGGGGACGCCGTGA
- a CDS encoding uroporphyrinogen-III synthase has protein sequence MIFAIRPEPGLQATLQAARELGLAIIGRPLFEVVPLRWTAPDAEDFDALLVGSANAFRHGGGALESLSGLPVHAVGEATALAAREAGFMVGRTGQGGLQALIDRAKKTTRFLRLAGSEHVALDVPADMTVTTRILYEVRALPLTGSDEVSLRASEPLVLLHSAAAARHFASECERRELDKTRIALACIGPRVADAAGDGWRACEAAPQPNDTALLALARDMCH, from the coding sequence GTGATTTTCGCGATCCGTCCCGAACCGGGTTTACAGGCGACATTGCAGGCGGCGCGCGAGCTGGGGCTAGCGATTATAGGCAGGCCGTTGTTCGAGGTCGTCCCGCTGCGCTGGACTGCGCCCGATGCAGAGGATTTCGATGCACTGCTGGTCGGGAGCGCGAACGCCTTTCGGCATGGCGGCGGTGCGCTCGAAAGCCTCTCCGGCCTGCCGGTTCACGCTGTCGGAGAGGCCACGGCGCTGGCCGCTCGGGAGGCCGGTTTCATGGTTGGGAGAACCGGGCAAGGCGGCTTGCAGGCGCTGATCGACAGAGCGAAGAAGACCACGCGTTTTCTGCGGCTGGCCGGGTCGGAGCACGTCGCGCTCGATGTCCCGGCAGACATGACCGTCACCACGCGCATTCTCTACGAGGTGCGCGCCCTGCCGCTGACGGGCAGCGACGAGGTCTCGCTGCGCGCCAGCGAGCCGCTGGTGCTGCTCCATTCCGCTGCCGCCGCACGGCATTTTGCCTCCGAATGCGAAAGGCGCGAACTCGACAAGACGCGCATCGCGCTCGCCTGTATCGGGCCGCGCGTTGCGGATGCCGCTGGCGATGGCTGGCGTGCTTGCGAAGCTGCTCCACAACCCAATGACACCGCGCTGTTGGCCTTGGCGCGGGACATGTGCCATTAA